In the genome of Nocardia sp. NBC_00416, one region contains:
- a CDS encoding TetR/AcrR family transcriptional regulator, giving the protein MTSPSEEPAWKQRAVERSIRTAKLRAEQRVQRFLDAAQAIITEKGTTDFTVQEVVDRSKQSLRSFYLQFDGKHELLLALFEDALSRTAEQIRAAAAGKNSALDRLQLAVELLYELCRPDPTAQRPLFTDFAPQLLVSHPAQVKVAHTPLLALFTELMIDADEAGLLRTEVNPRRMAAMVMQTVMFTAQSNGGIDDETAYPISAEEIWEFCARGFAHAD; this is encoded by the coding sequence GTGACCAGCCCAAGCGAAGAGCCGGCCTGGAAGCAGCGCGCCGTCGAGCGCTCCATCCGCACCGCGAAACTGCGCGCCGAACAGCGGGTCCAGCGCTTTCTCGATGCCGCCCAGGCGATCATCACCGAAAAGGGCACCACCGATTTCACGGTCCAGGAGGTCGTGGATCGGTCGAAACAGTCCCTGCGCAGCTTCTACCTGCAGTTCGACGGTAAGCACGAACTGCTGCTGGCACTGTTCGAGGATGCGCTGAGCCGCACCGCGGAGCAGATCCGCGCGGCCGCCGCGGGCAAGAACAGCGCCCTGGATCGCCTGCAACTGGCCGTGGAACTCCTGTACGAACTGTGCCGGCCCGATCCGACCGCACAGCGCCCGCTGTTCACCGATTTCGCACCGCAACTGCTGGTCAGCCACCCGGCTCAGGTGAAGGTCGCGCACACACCGCTGCTCGCGCTGTTCACCGAACTCATGATCGACGCCGACGAGGCCGGACTGCTGCGCACCGAGGTCAATCCCCGGCGCATGGCGGCCATGGTGATGCAGACGGTCATGTTCACCGCGCAGTCCAACGGCGGCATCGACGACGAGACCGCGTACCCCATCTCGGCCGAGGAGATCTGGGAGTTCTGCGCCCGGGGATTCGCGCACGCGGATTAG